The Vespa velutina chromosome 15, iVesVel2.1, whole genome shotgun sequence DNA window GAAGGTCTATGGCATCGATACTttccaaataataaatttgaaaactgatttaaagaaacaacaaatcGATACAACTATtatgtataaacaaataaagatcGAAACTGCTTACGatataaatacgaaaattttagTTCCCTTCGTTGGCGATGGACATATCAAGGCAGAGACatgtaaaacaatttttattattcacgataatagtcgatcatttttaaatatatctcatctagaataattattatttctaagcGATCTATTTAATTGCATAATGATCACGCGTTTGTCATTTTttgttctatctttttttttcattaatttttcttcttctttttttctttgttttttcttttttcttttttcttttttttttttttccatcgaatctcaaataacatttttcaattttacaatatatttcgatatagagatcttttttccttgaatatttattatttattttacagataACGTGACGTCAAAAGTATTGCTCCGTTATAAGCTAATAGAAAAGGATggtaagaaatatatgtacttCTTTTCAATGACAACTAAACTCGACATCAAGGATATCAGTATAAATACAGAACCAGGGAAAAACACCGATAACACCTTAAGGGAGATTATCAACAATATCTTCAACactaataaaaatgacataatcgctattattctGCCAAGCATAGAAAGAAGTATTTCGGAGAATGTACTCAAAATTAGTAACGACATTgttaaacattttcattatgaCGAAATTTTACCTGATCGGGaataaatcttcttttctttctgttttctttttttcttttttcttttttctttttctttcgaacttAGTTACTCGGATAAggctttcatatatatatatatgtgtgtgtgtgtgtgtgtgtgtgtgtgtgtatgtatgtgtatacatatgaatatttatttatttttatttatgttaatttttttcttaaatactaaaaagaataagataattgataattaagagatttatattaaatttggaCGATGtttccttactttttttttgtttttctatctgTGTACGATGATTTTACCTGTCTATCCTTAAATCccgtttaatttttcttttaaagaaaagaaatagcatAGGAAAAAAACTGAATAAATAAGTTAAAAagtaagttaaaaaaaaaaagttattattgtttaagaAGGGAtccgaaaaagaataaagagaaaatgactcgagatgataaaatatttattctgatGGAAGAACGACGGATTGTTAATGTTAGCACATACAGAAACGCAATAATGAGTTACATAGATAACGCAACATCATCATGACCTTGGTAATTATCGTGAAACAGTAGTTCATTCTTTCGTACGTCTTTTTTCGAAATAGGTCAATTTCTTGTCCGATCTTAAGATAgctttaataagaaaaatctcaaatagaatagttattattgttgttgtttaattttttctttttctacattgTTTACCGaacataattacatttttttttcttactcatTCAATCTTCacgaaataattatcttgtaatattatcgtaattggaGAAACggaattatctttttattttttaaacatattcctttcaaaaataataaaataaaagttttttaatacaacgattcctttattcttataaattattgactATTTGTAAAGTAAATACACCTGTTTATAATACCTATCGACCAgagtatatattatctattgtaTATAGTCGCTAGACTTTGATGAAAATCGCTAGTtcgtggttttttttttttttattttttcttctcttttctctctctcttttttttttttttttttttttttttttttttttttttttttttttttttttttgttgtttttcttgtggttactttttttttctttttcttttttttcctttctttcttatttctttctttttgtttcgaaaaataaaattaagatttttaatatatatgtatacatacatatatatatatatataaaacatagatattataaatgatcatTCGTTCCATTTAATATTCTCTtatcaatttcaaaaaaaaaattttttttaacaatctcTTAGTGATAATTAggatcatatatttttacaattgttggttttcttctttttttttttttctttctttctttctttttttttccctgttAATGTCATCGCCCTCAGTTTGAGTCATACGGGTCTCATGTGacattttaatacaaatcgaatgaaaagttACGTAtactaataaaagaaataaaggaaagaaaaagctttttaAGAGATAATAGTtgttgaatataaattaaaactcATTTGAGAAGTTTACGATCGGAAGCATCAATAAAACGTCTACATTGTCGAAATGTTATCACATAACATCGAAGAACTTTTAACGaaacaagataataaaatacatatatatatatatatatatatatatatatatatatatatattctataaaaatatattataatccgTATTgtaaagagaatagaaaaagatggaacGAATTATCAAGGtggatcgatttttttatcgtataacgttcggaatatttttaagtatGTTAAATATTCAGAGGTAgcgtttgaaattttattgacAATGACAATTGACAAATTGATTATAATCGATGTTTGATCATTGACATAATCGCTTTAGGAATCGTCATTCGTATCGTCAGACATTTGTTTcgatttgtttcattttattttatattctttttctttctttgtttttttttttttttgttttttgtctccttttttctttcttttttttttcttttcttttcttttcttctcttctttctttccttttacatttttcttcttattctttcaattttatgGGAAGAGTTGTTCGTAAGTGAAATTACTGACAATACTATTAGCGATCTCACGAAAAGCGTCCGATAATGTTCTCTCTATCAATGGCTGTAATTCTTTAATGAATGCATCGAAATTGCTGTTGATAGCTGAATTAATAACATCACCGAGTACCTTTTCACCGCCAAAAAGATTCTCTAGATTTAGATTACCCTTGCCAACTgtgattttcattttaaattccTCGATCTGCACATGATTCTCCCCGTTTGGTAATTGTTTTTTCGTGGCATGTATATTGACCGATCCGACACAGTGAGTGAAGTTTCCAGTCATTGGACCAGATCCTTCAATTGgcaaaagtaatatttttccattgatCTCGTATGTGCCTATTACGTGTAAGTGCGGCAGTTTGATATCCATTGTGAACTCCAAATCGTCGAAGTTTATCCTGTggtttggaagaaaaaaaaaaaaaaagaatatgtataagtgaattaattaattaaattattaattaaagaattaattaaatgtataagtGAAAGTAAATTATAAGTGTAACGTGTGCGTTGATTttatgaggaaaaaagaatttcttcttttttgtttttttttttttttttttttttttttttttttttttttaggagaTTACACTGAAAGATCTGTTgattaaggaaaagaaaaagtgaaaattaataattaataattatctatgaatcatatattcatttcaaaataaattatcttttaaataatcctttaaaattatatcggCTAATGATGATCGTTCtgatttttcttagaaaataagaatcaatatttagaaaaatatctatttttgaaaagtaaaagaaaagaaatgatttgaTACAAGTgagatttaatataaatccaTGAACTGGTTTTGTTATAAATCCTAAACAAGAATCGTtcgatgatttcttttttttttttcatgtttgaTAATGCTGCACGATAATTAAACAAGCACGAAAGaaagtatgaaaataaataagcgccaataagagaaaagattacTTTTCAGATTAAACATGACATAATTGAAGACAAGGCaaacgcgaaaaaaaaaaaaaaaaaaagaaaaaaaacgaaaaaaaaagtagaaaataaaaataaatttaaaaagaaaaaaagaatgagaaagaagatgacagtagaatatttttcaggTCAACCACACTGGTATACTTTCACTAATTCGTATTTCAAATGATTGTTTCCGTTATCTTCGCCATTTTATTAAACTATCAAGGATTATCCTCTttgttctttctatctctctattttttttttcttttttttcttttttttttatatacatgagATAACAACCATACTCATGTAGTAACACGACAATTGTTTTCGAATTCGCATTTCAAGCACTCGTGTCACGGCCGTATTCAATATCGTAATCGGAATATAAAGTAATCTTGCTCGCGAAGATCGAATGATCAATCAacgtaattttattcgttttatttctttctatctttttctgtttttctttcttctctatttttcttttttcttttttcttttttttctttttttttttttttcatttttttcttttataggaTATTAGTGATCATTCATGCGAAATCTAACGAACATCAAGGATCCTCTCTACAAATCGACTTAACTGTTCAATCGTTTTTTgatatctttcttttgaagaacacaagatagaaaagtaaacagtctattacttttttttttttttttttttttttttttttttatcaatgatccACTCGTGCGAAACTATTAAACATCAGGgatcttttataaatcgatatatatatatatatgtttaatagcTTTTTTGTgtaattatatgttttttttttctttaaaaaaaaaaaaaaaaaaaaagaaaaagaaaaaaaacaacaacaacaagatagaaaacaataattcattatgatagagtatataaattgattttattggaTAGAAATTATTCCGAcgtaattttattcgtatatcttgttttttttttcctttttcttctcttttttgttcttttttttgtctgttTATTATTAGTTAACAATTTTAACTGATCGTGTGTTATTCAGTAAATCTTGAAGATCTCGTGATAAATCcgattaaaatcttttctttaatattaaaaaaaaaaaaaaaaaaaataagaaaacaaaagcaaaaaacataagaaaaaaattacacgtAGAAATGATCAATAATGACATATTCTTTAAATGATTTTGTAATGaatgaagttaaaaaaagaaataaataaaataataataataataataataataataataataataataattttgagaCCAACatcatttatcaatttttagaaaaataaaacaatttcattGAGTAAAGCCACATTAAGAATTGTTTTCTCATGATATCGTTACTTGAAAGTTTCGcacgttaataaaataaatcagaaAGATGACTGTACATCTCGGATAATtctcgttattgatattaattgatCATCAAGAGCCATGTGTCAATTTTCTCGCGGTATAACATAGTTCTATCATTTGTGGCTACAAGGATTAcaagaatgaaagatatcgataaatttcatcCTTGTAGACCTTTACGATATAACGATgctacaatattatatatagtctTTCGAACTATAATTTCTCAGTTTTTTAATTCATGGTCATTCATTAAACCCCTTGACTCATAGTCATTCATAAAAATCTTCATATTCTCCTGATTTTTTTAACAGATTTAATACAACCGGTTCAATATTACCAAATTTTATACGATCTTCGACCTTCGcattcttttatatcaaaaggaaagaaaaaaatcattcattcatcctcgaattataaaaaaaaaaaaagagagaagaaaaaggaaaaaaaaggaatgtaataacaataaaaaaaaaaaaaaagtatcgaaaAGTTTTTTAAAACGTTTAGTAATAATcggtcatttttattattcttatctcgAATGTTCGTCTATGTTAATTAAGATTTTACTGTgcaattaaaagaagaaaaaaaaaagaaaaataaataaataagaaaaaaaaaggatgaataaattatatttactatggagtaagtaataaatcaatattcaaTGGCTAATGAGATTAATTGAAATACACGTTGCCATCCGGTTAATAATTCATGACTAAttttccattatcttttcttttcttttttttttttttctttttttttcttttcttcttctaaagcGTGACTCTTGGAATACGATATAtagaatcaattaaaattcgtattaattatcTGCTGTTATTAGATATCGtcaaaatattgtattatatctgtatcatcattaaatatttaattttaattataataagacaGCTTACTTCAGATCGGTTATGGTAAAATCACTGGCACCATAAGCTTCTACATTCTTCGCACTTATCCTTAAACCAGATTTTTCACTAACAAtcaattgttttaataaaagtgGCTCCAATGATGGTATATTGTATTCTGGTACACCTTTCTGAAGATAAGGCTTCAAAGATTCTACACTTTCGGTGATGCAATTAATGATGTTAGGATTGGCACGTTCACAAACGTGTAGAAAATCGGctgaagagaaataaaatttaataaaaatgataaaataaagtaaaaaataatttttatatattaggttggaaactatgaaacgggcattTTTGTtcagtttttttattttcattcaacgcccgtttcatagtttccaacctaatatatatatatatatataatttttaaatatatatatatatatatatatatatatatatatttaaaaattataacgtttCATTCATGATCGAATATttctacttaaaaaaaaaaacaaggaaaaaagaaaaaagaaaagtagaaactTAATGTCTTTTTGATTGAGAATtaaagttgaaaataaaaattttcgtgaaaaaggagtaaattaataacttttctctctctctctctctctctctctctctctctctctctctctctctctatctctatctctctttttcctttctttctttcttttttttttttttcttttaaattctctCCGATTTCATTTACTCACGTAAATCCATCGATTGGCCAAgatcgacgataaaaaaaagtaagatcaGGTTGACAAGGAATAAGACGTCACACTTCATGATTGTTTGCTTCTGTTTGATcgaatttaaattttgataagatgaaaaagaagatatgtatatgtatatatatatatatatataattttctcaaagaatatttgaatcgaaatgaattttatacaCGGAAACAATTCACGAATAGATAAATGTTCGGATAGATGCTCGGACTGGAAGTGAATAAGAGTGAAGCCGTCGTGCGTGGATCTTATAGTGgtattcttcttctcctctggCCCCTCCAACCAACAGCTACCATCTCTGAGTTATTCAGAGTTAGTCAGAGATACAATCACTGAAACAATTGTGAACCATGTGTTCCACCTACACATTCTATCACGCATACAtaatacacacgtacacacacatatatatatatatatacttttgttcGGTATgttcatgtgtgtgtgtgtatacatatatatatacacacatacatatgtatatatgggtATGTgggaagaaaaggggaaaggggagatgaggagagaggaggaaagagcgaccagaaattttttttctcgtttcaaaGTCAAGGTAACTCATTGATTAGAGGATTGGGAaatggaaatggaaaaaaaaagaaacataagcTAATAATCATTACTGTCAAAGATTTCCTAATGTTTATTCTTCGAACGCTCAAAGTCGACATTGAACTTTTAAACTTTTCATTGTTAGATTGtatgcattttcttttctttgtttgtttttttatttcctttgtttttatcttattcttctttttctctctctttctctctctctctctctctctctctctctctttttatttctctctctctccttctttttcttttctttctcttaacaTACACCTGCTGACCTATAtaggtgtgtatatatatatacatatacatatgtgaatatgtacatacataaatatatatgtatgtatatatgtatatatatgcaatctATTGTAAATTTTCCTCGGATAAAATCGGAGTGACACGTGTTcggaattttataattttcttttcccgaATATTACATTGTTTCAGAGATATTTCTGCATGTGcacatatatttcttcttgaaAATAACAGGaagcaaacaaaaataataccaagggatatattgtatttgtcggagattaaaaaatggaaaacgaagaaaaatgaagaagaataaaaaggaatagaagagatggagaaaaaagatcataatTCAGTGGAAGAATTTTGAAATAGTGCCGATCGATATTGaactaatcgatcgattttataatcCTTCTTCTatcataagaattattttaaggaTCGTTACatattagttaaaaaaaaaaaaataataaaaaaaataataataaggaatatatatatatatgagatagaaTACATTCTatataaggaataaaaaagaaagaacaaggaaaaagagaaacatagctttttataagaatgttttctatctcatatataaatatatatatatatatatatatatatatatatatatatatatatacatgacgaatatatatatatatatattcgtcatGTTTATACTTAGTTAAATAggaagataaaatgaatatgagTTCgtgtagaattattatttttgtattatttatttatttatgccaTTTAACCGGTTTCTTATTACAAGTGACTCGCGAATTTTTGTTGTTCGCCACTTATGAGAATATTTTCCTGaaaaaggaatggaaaaaaaaaaagaaaaaaaggaagaatagaaaagaaatgtcgaCGAGAATGACGTAAAATGATAACACCATTTATCACCGATCATTATTCACGCATAATCGGATGAATGCGTttgaacaacaaaaaaagaaaacgaaaacgaaaaaaaaaaaggaagaaaaacaaattaagtTTTTCCTATGCTTTTGAACGTTAGACGACTTAACTATGCATTTACGATTATAATCATATGATGTTTCCTCGTCAACCTTTacctcttatatttatatttatatttatatatatatatatatatatatatatatatatatatataaaagtaatatatatgtatgtataaagaatttcattgaaCAATTCATGAGAGGTTTGTTGACCATGTCGcatatacatagacacacacatacatatcatgtattgtataaatatatattttataaatatatatatatatatatatatatatatatatatatattcacataaaTACGcacacacgtatgtatatatataaaatggtgTGCCTGTGTGTGGGTGTATGTGTGCATTTACGTGATGGAAATTCGAcagaaatgatatttaatgtaaCCATgaggacgaaaagaaagaaaagataggaaTGATctacgaaattaaataaatatatttaatatgtagaACTATGATGATACACATAAAATAGATTCGAATtactaatatgtatatatatgtgttacttataaataaatgtttctttaataccgattaataataaatcgattctATATATGtcgaataagtaaataagttaATATGATAAACGTGAACTAGGCCatgtgatgtatatatatatatatatatatatatatatatatatatatatatatatatcttatttacaatgttaattttattgcaaggataaaaaagaaataaacattatttaaattcttagtaagaaataatatttcccaagaacgtaaaagagaaataaagagagagagagagagagagagagagaaaacagagagaaaacagagagaaaactaaatcgataatcttaaaaaagtttaaaacttacaa harbors:
- the LOC124954513 gene encoding uncharacterized protein LOC124954513; the encoded protein is MFVKSFVLLLLANLAMTEIPSYINICGRRNPKLDECIINSIELIRDKLITGIPELEVPKIFPLTLKKLILADEPNFQIKAENVKVYGIDTFQIINLKTDLKKQQIDTTIMYKQIKIETAYDINTKILVPFVGDGHIKAETYNVTSKVLLRYKLIEKDGKKYMYFFSMTTKLDIKDISINTEPGKNTDNTLREIINNIFNTNKNDIIAIILPSIERSISENVLKISNDIVKHFHYDEILPDRE
- the LOC124954516 gene encoding circadian clock-controlled protein daywake, producing MKCDVLFLVNLILLFFIVDLGQSMDLPDFLHVCERANPNIINCITESVESLKPYLQKGVPEYNIPSLEPLLLKQLIVSEKSGLRISAKNVEAYGASDFTITDLKINFDDLEFTMDIKLPHLHVIGTYEINGKILLLPIEGSGPMTGNFTHCVGSVNIHATKKQLPNGENHVQIEEFKMKITVGKGNLNLENLFGGEKVLGDVINSAINSNFDAFIKELQPLIERTLSDAFREIANSIVSNFTYEQLFP